The Malus sylvestris chromosome 3, drMalSylv7.2, whole genome shotgun sequence genomic sequence TAGGCTTCCCGGAATAATTACAATTGTACATTACTCTGTTTGGAGTTCCTGTACTTATTTTCATGTTTAAATCCTTCAGGTGGCTACAAAACCAATTATTGTGTACCCAAATAGTGGTGAAAGCTATGATCCAGATAGAAAGATGTGGGTGGTAAGTGAAGTTTCTATGGTTGTCTCGTGTTTTCGATAGAATTATCTGTGAAAATATTGTTGTTATCTAGAAGGTGGAATTAGTGCGGGAAATCTGCGGTTGTGATATTCTTGTCCAGACACCAACTCTTctgatctctttttttttttttttttttccgcgtTGCAGCAAAACACTGGGGTTTCAGATGAAGATTTTGTCTCGTATGTAAACAAATGGTGTGAAGCAGGGGCTTCCCTTGTTGGAGGCTGTTGCAGAACAACACCAAATACTATCAGAGCAATATACACGACTCTTCCCAATAGGTCAACATCTCCACCGGAGCAGTAACCGTATTGGCTTCACAAAGAGAGGACGGTTGAGCATCTGTCGAGCAAGACTACGAGAAGGCATCTGTCGAACAACACCATATCGCGTGATGCTTGCGTCATTCTTTTGGCTTTCTAGTGGTGGATGTTTACATGCATGGATTTTACCCAACACCAAGAGTTTTCAGTTGTTTAGATGTAACTGTGTGAGCTTAACCAGAGCAGTTTACCTATCGAACACTCGACTCCTGTGTACATTATAAGCTAATTTTATCGCAGACTCCTTCATTCGGATTTCACAAAAATACGATCAGTTATGCATTTAAGATAAGTGAAAGAGATTGTTTTGAACAAACCCAGAAATTTCTCGTCGAAAGCGTCATTTCGAATCCAAGGGAAAATCAATGACAAATTACAAATTACAGTATAGAGTTCCTAAGCATCAAAACCAGAGTAAACACCACTCTCCCTCAGCAACCTCTTCTCTTCTTCAACATAGTTCTTCCCCCTGCTTGCCTGCCCaagctctctcttcctcttctccttCTGCGAGAAGGACAGGTTTCGCTTATCGCTCCGGGTCAGCGCAGTTTCAAGCTTCTCTCCCGAGGCCAATGCAGCCCTCGTCTTCTGTCGCTCTTCATaagattcttcttcttcctcggttTTCTTGGTTCCGGGCTTGCTGTCCTTACCGTCCTCCCTGCCGGTAGCCCAAGACCAGTTCGGCTCCTGCTCCGGCTCTCTCGGTGGCGGCACAGCCAGCACCGAGGGCCCACCTTTGTAGCCATGTTGCTTCAGTGCCTCAAAGTCCACAACTTTGCTCTTTGGCTTCCCAGATTTCCCTGCAGAAAATAACAGAGTATGCAGCCAGCTAAAACAAATTCAATACACAAATCACAACACACAAAACCCAAACCAGTAAATATACAAATatacgtgtatatatatatgtatatgtgtatgtatatgtaccTTGTGAAGCTGTTTTCTTGGAGGGTGGTGAATCTGATGACTGCCCAGATGAGGAATCCGAATCTCCTTCCTCATCACTCCATGGAATTGCTCTCTTCATGCTGGGCAAGAATTTGGGTCTGGTTCCTCCGAATTAGGGTTTGTAGGACGATGGAAGATTGGAAATTGATTTAGCCCCAATTTTCAAAAGAggggtttaggtttaggatTCCGTAGAGAAGCAGGGAATGGGATAATCGTTCGGGTCGTTCTCGTTCCAAGTCGGGTTATGTGCCTTCTCAAGCCTATTAATCGTTTTCAATGTATGCTTTTGACCCCTAAACTTTGATGCTTGTTTCCATTTGGTCCTCATTTGCCTGTTCCAATTTTGGTAAACGATTTCAAaaggggctttttttttttaatcatggtTGGTCCCTGAAGTTGAAACTTCCAATTATAATAATCTCTGAAATAGAAAATTCATTAATTTGGTTGCTAAAAATAGAACTTGCAAATTAATTTAGTCATTCTGCTGTCTTTTCATTGAATTTTATGTAGTGtgttcatgtggtagatgagtAAACCTTACCTATTCAGTTATATGAATTCATAttgattaataataataaaaacaaataaaaaaactataaaTGTTGACATGATTAGTGGTAGGCGCAATTCAATTAGTTGATTCGTAAAGtgaaaaaatcatttttaatttcaatCAGTTTTAGTGATGATTAGGAAAACAACTCCAAACTCAAACTCACATATTCGATTTTGTTGGTTTTGTGCGATTTTCAGTATAAATGTCTAGCCTTGGATAAAAATTGTCACTTAAGAGTAAGTGAATGACACTTGAAAAAGTAGATGAATTATCGAAATCGCTTCAAAAGGTGATCATGTAGTTCTATGAACTTCCAAGTAGCCACTTTCTTTCCTTAGTAGACAAATTTTCAATTGTTAAATTATCAATTTGGTATGTCTTCAATCCCCATCGATCGTCCTCCCTAACCATTAACAGTTTAGCCCCACTAATTCTATTGTTTGTCAAAAATATCAACTTGGGATGAAAAAAGgttgaaggaccaaaatgaaaaaTCCCTACGATTTATGGGCAAACATGCAGTTAAGTTTAATAAACCCCGACGGCACGTCTCGGGCTTCGTTTCGTCGTTGCAAGAGTGGGAAAGTGCAGGATTCCCAAATTTGCGGAATTGCAGAGAGCTTTTTCAGAATCAATGGCGGCGAACAAACTTAACCTATAAAGCTCAGCCTCCTCCTCCCCTCCCGCCGCCAGCCtccgccctctctctctctctccctctcccctgAACTACATTGGGAGGACCGAATTCACactttttttctcaaatttctCATCTCTTTACCGATGGAGCATTCACTATACAACACCCACGTAAAACTCTTGGCCTTCGACCTCAACTCTCTCACCcaaacctcctcctcctcctcggaCCCAATCTCCTTCTCCCGCAACGGCGCTCTCCTCTCCCGCGCTGAGACCGTCGGCACCGTCACGTCTCGCGACCTCAAACCCAACAAGTTCCTCAGGTTCACCATCGACGACGGCACCGGCTGCGTCAGCTGCATTCTCTGGCTCAACCAGCTCTTCTCCCCCTACTTCTCCCGCCGCAGCCCGCCAGATGTTCGACTTATTGCCCAACACGCACTGCGCTTCGCCGCGGAGATTAAGCTCGGCGTGGTGGCCAGAGTGCGCGGGAAGATCACCAGCTACAGGGGCGTTACGCAGATCACGGTGTCGGACGTCGTGATCGAGAGAGACCCCAACGTGGAGATGTTGCACTGGTTGGACTGCATCAGGTTGGCGCGAAAAGTTTACAACATCATCCCTCATTCAAATAAATAGAATTTaatttggtggaattgcttttggatttttgtttgtatatttttttgaaTTGGTTTCAATTGATCTTGCACTTTGATATCATTAAACCTAAACAATTTTGGTTTCCTTCATGCAACATCTGTTTCGAATTAGGCAAGTTGGCTAGATCAGTGCACTTCTCCGGAAGCTTGAATCCGGTTCTTTTGAGGAGCTTTCGAGCCAGAACTAGTAATATAATATCCCTTGGGGTTGGAGATGACATACACGTTTCGTCGCATACGAGGTGTATTCCAGTTAAATCTGGCAATCTCTTAGTGTGATCCCCAAATTGTTAGGTTTCCTGTTCTAACAATTCAAAGGGTATTTCATTCCTACAACTTCTGCTACCAATTTTTAAATGGGAAAGTAACCAAAACTATTGTAATTTAAGGAACATGTTACTAAAAAAAAGTAAGTTTACTAGTATTTATACACATGTAGAACCACTGTATTGTTTACTCCAACGATCAACATTGTTCTAGCTTTGAGAAAGCTATATATAGTTTCAAATCTTTGGGAATTATTCGTTGTTTCGCAAACAATGTCAATCATCAACACACTCATTcacattttaattttcttcttcctccctttGCCGTTGTTTATTGGCATTGCACATAGCCAAAAAATACTGGACATAACCAAGTACGGTGCTGTGGGAGACGGGCAAACGGATGATTCCCCAGCTTTTGTGAATGCATGGAAAGATTTATGTCAAGGAATTAATGAAGCTATTAATGGCATACCAACACTTAATGTGCCGGAGGGGAAAACATTCTTGTTGCAACGTTTAAAATTTGAAGGTCCATGCAATAGAAAGAACGTTCACCTTCAAGTTCTAGGAAATTTGTTGGCACCTGCACGTGGTGCATGGAAAGAATGCGATTCGGAGGACTGGCTAAGTTTTTCAAACGTCGAAAACCTAATGCTCGACGGCTCAGGCAAAATCGACGGCCAGGGGGCTGCATGGTGGAGCACTAGCCAATACGACTGGAGATCGCGCAAGCTCTTGGGGGATAACGACTGCAAACCACAGAAGGCACTGCAATTCCAGAACTGCCAAAACCTCAAGCTCAGCGGACTCACTTTTCTAAACAGCCCACAAGCGCATATTGGTATAAATAGTTGTGACAACGCAGATGTATCGCATTTGAACATACATGCGCCTGAAGACAGTCCAAACACTGACGGTATTGACATCTCCTTCTCGAGCCATGTCACCATTCGTGATTCGTCTATCGGGACAGGCGACGATTGTATTTCCATTGGCGACCGGTGTTCCTTTCTCTCCATCACCAACATTGCTTGCGGACCAGGTCATGGAATTAGGTATGTCTGTTCTCCTATCTTCCAttaattgttaaataaataTCGCCGAATGCCAATCGTGATGTCGTACATGTTAACATagattaattttcttttgcaaaCAGTGTTGGAAGCTTGGGAGAAGATGGCGCTAGTAGTAAAGTGGACAATATATATGTGAAAGATTGTAGTTTCACTGGAACTACAAATGGAGTGAGAATAAAGACGTGGCAGGGCGGCTCCGGGTATGCGAGAAACATCACGTTCGAGAGGATCAAACTTGACAGAGCTCAATATCCTATCATTATTGATCAGTACTATTGTAATGGGGAACACGATTGCAAAAGTCAGTCGTCGGCCGTGGTGGTGGCGGATGTGACGTACATCGATTTTGAAGGCACTTCTGCGACGGAGGGGGCGATTAAACTCGATTGCGATCAAGTTTCAGGTGGCTGTCATAATATTGTGATGGATAGGATTAATATAATGCCAGCGGTGAGGGATATGAAGATTTTTGCGACTTGTAACAACGCCAAAGGGACTTATGTCGGCACTACGGTGCCCAACGTGCC encodes the following:
- the LOC126617210 gene encoding probable polygalacturonase At3g15720, whose translation is MSIINTLIHILIFFFLPLPLFIGIAHSQKILDITKYGAVGDGQTDDSPAFVNAWKDLCQGINEAINGIPTLNVPEGKTFLLQRLKFEGPCNRKNVHLQVLGNLLAPARGAWKECDSEDWLSFSNVENLMLDGSGKIDGQGAAWWSTSQYDWRSRKLLGDNDCKPQKALQFQNCQNLKLSGLTFLNSPQAHIGINSCDNADVSHLNIHAPEDSPNTDGIDISFSSHVTIRDSSIGTGDDCISIGDRCSFLSITNIACGPGHGISVGSLGEDGASSKVDNIYVKDCSFTGTTNGVRIKTWQGGSGYARNITFERIKLDRAQYPIIIDQYYCNGEHDCKSQSSAVVVADVTYIDFEGTSATEGAIKLDCDQVSGGCHNIVMDRINIMPAVRDMKIFATCNNAKGTYVGTTVPNVPCLQSSATEPTRPTTIYTGSGGSGSANIHINYYLFCPLMTVLVATAGFLLTCVTHAFNLSNLHLVK
- the LOC126615978 gene encoding uncharacterized protein LOC126615978, with product MKRAIPWSDEEGDSDSSSGQSSDSPPSKKTASQGKSGKPKSKVVDFEALKQHGYKGGPSVLAVPPPREPEQEPNWSWATGREDGKDSKPGTKKTEEEEESYEERQKTRAALASGEKLETALTRSDKRNLSFSQKEKRKRELGQASRGKNYVEEEKRLLRESGVYSGFDA
- the LOC126615979 gene encoding CST complex subunit STN1, producing the protein MEHSLYNTHVKLLAFDLNSLTQTSSSSSDPISFSRNGALLSRAETVGTVTSRDLKPNKFLRFTIDDGTGCVSCILWLNQLFSPYFSRRSPPDVRLIAQHALRFAAEIKLGVVARVRGKITSYRGVTQITVSDVVIERDPNVEMLHWLDCIRLARKVYNIIPHSNK